The sequence ACGCGGACGGCGGCAGCGACCGGGCGTCGTTCGCCACCGCCGAGGCCGAGAAGGTCAACAAGCTCCTCCTGGCTCCGGGCAGGAACACGACCGTGGGCATCGCGCAGCCGCTGTCCGTCGTTTTCGACCACCCGGTGAAGGACAAGGCGGCGGTGGAGAGGGCCCTGAAGGTCTCGACGTCGAACGAGACCGAGGGTTCCTGGGGGTGGCTGAAGGACTACTCGGGGAAGGACCGCGTCGACTGGCGGCCCGAGGAGTACTGGAAGCCGGGCACGAAGGTCACCCTGGACGCGCAGTTGAACGGCGTCGACTCGGGAGCGGACGGCGGCTGGTTCGTCCGCGACTACGCCACGGCGTTCACCATCGGGGCCGCCCAGGTGGTCAAGGTCGACCTGGACGGCCACCGGCTCGCCCTGCACCGGGACGGCAAGCAGGTCATGGACATCCCGATGTCGGCGGGCACCCCCGGCGGCGAGAAGGCGTCCTGGCGGGGCACCGCGGTCCTGATGTCGAAGGAGGGCACCATCAACATGCGCTCGGAGACCGTGGGGCTCGGCGACGCCTACGACAAGATGGTCGACTACTCGATGCGGCTGACCTGGTCGGGGATGTACGCGCACGCGGCGCCCTGGAACGCGGGCGTCTTCGGCCGGGCCAATCGGAGCTCCGGCTGCGTCGGGATGAGCGACGCGGACGCCGCCGCGCTGTACGGGCAGGTGCGCGTGGGCGACCCGTTCGAGATGACCGGCGCCGAGGCCAAGGGCACGGTCGCCGAGGGCAACGGCTACGGCGCCTGGAACGTCTCGTGGGCCGACTGGCAGGCCAAGAGCGCCCTGAAGTGACCCGGTGGCGCCCGTGCCGCACCGGCGCCGCTACTGACGTCACGTCCAACAATCGTTACCTTCGCGCAACACGACGAGTAGTTACCAGGGGTAAACATCCGGGGTTACCGTCGGGTCACTTTGCACTGACACGCGTGAGGAGTGACCCGTGGTACGTCCGAAACCGGCACTGCGCACCACCGCTTCGATCACCACCGCCGTCGCCCTGTTCGCCGGGGGCGCGCTCGTCGCCGCGCCCCCGGCGGCCGCCGCCCCCGCCCCTCTCACCGCGCCCGCGAGCACGGCGGCCGGGGATCTGACGTTCCACGACATCCCCGGGTCCGGGGGCATCACGCTCAAGGGCAATGTGTTCTCCCCGGCCGGCGCCTCCACCGGAGCCGCATACCCCCTCATCGTCTTCCCGACGAGCTGGGCGATGCCGCAGATCGAGTATCTGGCGCAGGCCCAGAAGCTCGCCGACTCCGGCTATGTCGTGGTGAGTTACACCTCGCGCGGGTTCTGGCGCTCCGGCGGGAGGATCGAGGTGGCGGGCCCGCCGGACATCGCGGACGCCTCCGCCGTCATCGACTGGGCGCTGGAGCACACCGCCGCCGACCCGGACCGCGTCGGCATGGGCGGCGTCTCCTACGGGGCGGGCATCAGCCTGCTGGCGGCCGGGCACGACCCGCGGATCAAGGCGGTCGCCGCACTGAGCGGCTGGGCCGACCTGATCGACTCGATCTACAGCGGGCGCACCCAGCACCTCCAGGCCGCCGCCCTGCTCGGCGGCGCCGGCCTGGTCACCGGCCGGCCCAGCGACGAACTGACCCGGACACTGCGGGACTTCCTCGGGTCCAACCTGGACAAGGAGCCGGAGATGATCGCCTGGGGGAAGAAGCGCTCCCCCCTGACGTACCTGGACCGGATCAACTCCAACGGTGCGGCGATCATGATGGGCAACGCCTGGGGCGACACCATCTTCCCGCCCAACCAGTACGCCTCGTTCTACGACAAGCTCACCGGCCCCAAACGTCTGGAGTTCCGCCCCGGCGACCACGCCACCGCCGAGGCCACCGGTCTGCTCGGGCTGCCCAACGACACCTGGACGAGCACCCGCCGCTGGTTCGACCGCTATCTCAAGGGCGAGCGCAACGGCATCGACACCGAGCAGCCCGTGCAGCTCGCGTCCCGCACCGGCAAGGGGTACGAGGGCTACCCGGACTGGAAGTCGGTCGGCGCACGGAAGAACCGCATCCCGCTGGACGACACCAAGAAGGTGTGGGCCAACATCGACTCCGGTGCGAACGGGGGCATCTCGATCCTGTCCAACGCGCTGGACCAGTTCCTGAAGCTGCCGCCGACGGTCTCCGTGCCGCTGCTGCCGCGGGCGTTCGCGAGCGTCTGGCAGTCGGAGCGGTACGCCACCGAGCAGCGGATCCGGGGGACGGCCGAGCTGCACACCACGGTCACCAGCACGAAGCCGAGCGGCACCCTCGTCGCGTATCTCTACGACGTGGGGCCGCTCGGCATCGGCAAACTGGTCAGCAATGCTCCGTACACCTTCCACGGGCAGACGCCGGGCCGGCCGTTCCCCATCGACCTGGAGCTGTTCTCCACGGCCTACGACGTCCCGGCCGGTCACCGGCTCGCCCTGGTGATCGACACCGTCGATCCGCTGTACATCGAGCACAACCCGACCGGCGCGCAGCTGACCTTCTCCTCACCCGGCACGGACCCGAGTCATCTCTCGGTCCCGCTGCGCGAGAAGTGATCACCGGCTGCTGCCGGGCGGGCACTGCCCGGCTACCGCCCTCCCGGCAGCAGCGTCCCCGGATCGGCCGGGGCCACCCCGACCGCTCCCGTCTTGAGGTTGCGCCGCTCCCGCTCGGCCACCCAGGTGGCGAACCACGAGAGCAGCATGCACATCCCGATGTAGATCGGTGAGATCACCATCACGACGGGGATGAAGGGAAGATCGTAGTCGAGATTCGACGCGATCAGCTTGCCGGCATGGAGGAACTCCTCGTAGGTGATCAGATAGCCCAGGGAGGTGTCCTTCAGCGCGACCACCAGCTGGCTGATGATGGTCGGCAGCATCGCACGTACCGCCTGGGGCGCCAGGACGTAGGTGGTGACCTGGGTCTTGCGCATGCCGAGCGCGTACGCTGCCTCACGCTGGCCCCGGTCCACGGCGTTGATCCCGGTGCGGAACACCTCGGCGAGGACCGAGCCGTTGTAGAGGGTCAGCCCCGCGACGAGGGCGGGCAGCGGCTGGACCTTCAGCGCCACGAAGATGAAGAAGATCATCACGAGCACCGGCATGGCCCGGAAGAACTCGACCAGCACGGTCGAGATCCAGCGCAGCGCCCGGTGTTCGGAGAGCCGGCCGACGGCGAGGACCGCGCCGAGGGCGAGCGAGAGGACCGCCGCGTACGCGAAGGCCTTGAGGGTGTTGCCGAGCCCGCGCAGCAGCAGTTCCTGAATGCCCTTGTACTCGAAGGGCGTCCACTTCTGCGCGGTGAACTGGTCGGTGTCGAAAAGGAGATAGACGATCCAGCCGAACAGCGCCACGATCAGGACCGTCGAGGCGATCCCGTACAGCAGGTGCCGTCTGCGGGTGACCGGTCCGGGGATGTCGTAGAGCGCGGTGGCCTCGGGCGTCGACGGCTTGCGGGTGAGGGTCCTGGTCATCGTGCGACCCCCCAGCGCTTCTCCATCACGGTGAACACCGCGCTGATGGTCAGGGTGATGATCAGGTAGCCGACGGCGATCCAGACGAAGGACCAGATGATGCTGTAGCCCAGCTCGTTGAGCGTCTTGTAGGTGCCGAGGAGTTCGGTGACGCTGAACGCCCCGGCGATGGCGGAGTTCTTCGCCAGTGCGATCAGGGTCGAGCCGACCGGCGGGATGACCGACCGGAACGCCTGCGGCAGGACCACGGTGCCCAGGGTCTGGCCGAAGGTCATGCCGAGGCTGCGGGCGGCCTCGCCCTGGCCCTTGGGCACGGTGTTGATGCCGGAGCGCAGCACCTCGCAGATGAACGCCGAGGTGTAGCAGCCGAGCGCGATGACGGCGAAGAGCTGGAACGGCAGGACGAGCCCGAAGCGGGGCAGGCCGAGCAGGACCGCGAAGAACAGCAGGGTCAGCGGGGTGTTGCGGAGCACGGTGACCCAGACCGTGCCCAGCACCCGGAAGGAGCCGACGGGCGCGACCCGGAAGGAGGCCATCAGGAAGCCGAGGACGAGCGCCAGCGCCGAGGCGTAGACGGTCAGTTCGACGGTCCCGAGGAAGCCCTTGCCGTAGAGGGAGAAGTTCTCTGTCAGTACGTCCATGGGTGAGGCGCGTCCCCTCAGGTCGCCGGGTAGCGGTCGATGGGCGGCGGGGCAGGCGCGGGCGCTCCGGAGAGGCCGAGCGTCGCGTCGTACGCCTTCTTCCAGTTGCCGTCCCTCTCATTGGCCTCCAGGGCGTCGTTGAGCGCGTTGCGCAGGGCGTTGTCGCCGCGTGGTACACCGATGCCGTACGGCTCCTGCGAGAAGGGTTTGCCGACGACCTTCATCTCGTCGGGCGCCTTGGCCGCGAAGCCCAGCAGGATCGCGTCGTCGGTGGTCACGGCGTCGACCTGGTAGGTGAGGAGGTTGTCGACGCAGATCGAGTACGTGTCGTACGCGACGAGGGTCGCCTCCGGGTAGTCGGCGGCGATCCGCTGGTAGGGCGTGGAGCCCGCCGCCGAGCAGACGGTCCTGCCCGCCAGGTCCTGGGGGCCGTGGATGTCGTCCTCGTCGGTGCGCACCAGCAGTCCCTGCCCGGCCATGTAGTAGGGCCCGGCGAAGCCGACGAGCTTCTTGCGCATGTCGTTGATGGTGTAGGTGCCCACGTAGTAGTCGATCTGCCCGTTCTGCAGGGCCGTCTCGCGGTTGGCGGACGCGATGGTGCGGAAGCGGATCGTCTGCGGTTCGAAGCCGAGCGAGGCCGCCATCATGCGGGCGATCTCGATGTCGAACCCGGAGTAGATCCCGCTCGCCGGGTCCTTCTCCCCCAGGTAGGGCTGGTCCTCCTTGGCGCCGACGATGAGGTGGCCGCGCCGCTCGGCCCTGGTCCAGGTGCGGGAGTCGGGCAGTTCGAAGGCGGTGTCGACCCGGTAGACGGGCAGGGCCTCGGCCTTGGGGCCCTTGACCGGCGGGCTGCCGTCCTTGCCGCAGCCCGCGGCGAGGGCGGCGAGCAGGAGGCCGGCCACGAGGGCGGCCGCCCTGCCCGTACGCGCGTTCCTCGTACGCAACATGGAATGCCCCCTCAGTGCTTGAGGATCTTGGACAGGAAGTCCTTGGCGCGGTCGCTCGACGGGGACGTGAAGAAGTCCTCCGGGACGCGGTCCTCGACGACACGGCCGTCGGCCATGAACACCACGCGGTTGGCGGCGGAGCGGGCGAAGCCCATCTCGTGGGTGACGACGATCATCGTCATGCCGTCCCGGGCCAGTTGCTGCATGACCTCCAGGACTTCGTTGATCATCTCCGGGTCGAGCGCCGAGGTGGGCTCGTCGAAGAGGAGGGCCTTGGGGTCCATGGCGAGGGCGCGCGCGATGGCCACACGCTGCTGCTGGCCGCCGGAGAGCTGGGCGGGGAACTTGTCGGCGTGGGCGGCCAGGCCGACCCGGTCCAGCAGCTCCC is a genomic window of Streptomyces sp. YPW6 containing:
- a CDS encoding CocE/NonD family hydrolase — protein: MVRPKPALRTTASITTAVALFAGGALVAAPPAAAAPAPLTAPASTAAGDLTFHDIPGSGGITLKGNVFSPAGASTGAAYPLIVFPTSWAMPQIEYLAQAQKLADSGYVVVSYTSRGFWRSGGRIEVAGPPDIADASAVIDWALEHTAADPDRVGMGGVSYGAGISLLAAGHDPRIKAVAALSGWADLIDSIYSGRTQHLQAAALLGGAGLVTGRPSDELTRTLRDFLGSNLDKEPEMIAWGKKRSPLTYLDRINSNGAAIMMGNAWGDTIFPPNQYASFYDKLTGPKRLEFRPGDHATAEATGLLGLPNDTWTSTRRWFDRYLKGERNGIDTEQPVQLASRTGKGYEGYPDWKSVGARKNRIPLDDTKKVWANIDSGANGGISILSNALDQFLKLPPTVSVPLLPRAFASVWQSERYATEQRIRGTAELHTTVTSTKPSGTLVAYLYDVGPLGIGKLVSNAPYTFHGQTPGRPFPIDLELFSTAYDVPAGHRLALVIDTVDPLYIEHNPTGAQLTFSSPGTDPSHLSVPLREK
- a CDS encoding glutamate ABC transporter substrate-binding protein, translated to MLRTRNARTGRAAALVAGLLLAALAAGCGKDGSPPVKGPKAEALPVYRVDTAFELPDSRTWTRAERRGHLIVGAKEDQPYLGEKDPASGIYSGFDIEIARMMAASLGFEPQTIRFRTIASANRETALQNGQIDYYVGTYTINDMRKKLVGFAGPYYMAGQGLLVRTDEDDIHGPQDLAGRTVCSAAGSTPYQRIAADYPEATLVAYDTYSICVDNLLTYQVDAVTTDDAILLGFAAKAPDEMKVVGKPFSQEPYGIGVPRGDNALRNALNDALEANERDGNWKKAYDATLGLSGAPAPAPPPIDRYPAT
- a CDS encoding Ig-like domain-containing protein — translated: MSSARPRIRRSAPAGRSSRFALTGSAALLAAALTACSGGASGSAEVSGDGKAPDTGITVNLRGEAAAPGEPVKVKLARGKLKAVSVTAEGGGPLAGRISADGRTWTSDRVAAPGTAYTVEATDADGGSDRASFATAEAEKVNKLLLAPGRNTTVGIAQPLSVVFDHPVKDKAAVERALKVSTSNETEGSWGWLKDYSGKDRVDWRPEEYWKPGTKVTLDAQLNGVDSGADGGWFVRDYATAFTIGAAQVVKVDLDGHRLALHRDGKQVMDIPMSAGTPGGEKASWRGTAVLMSKEGTINMRSETVGLGDAYDKMVDYSMRLTWSGMYAHAAPWNAGVFGRANRSSGCVGMSDADAAALYGQVRVGDPFEMTGAEAKGTVAEGNGYGAWNVSWADWQAKSALK
- a CDS encoding amino acid ABC transporter permease; amino-acid sequence: MTRTLTRKPSTPEATALYDIPGPVTRRRHLLYGIASTVLIVALFGWIVYLLFDTDQFTAQKWTPFEYKGIQELLLRGLGNTLKAFAYAAVLSLALGAVLAVGRLSEHRALRWISTVLVEFFRAMPVLVMIFFIFVALKVQPLPALVAGLTLYNGSVLAEVFRTGINAVDRGQREAAYALGMRKTQVTTYVLAPQAVRAMLPTIISQLVVALKDTSLGYLITYEEFLHAGKLIASNLDYDLPFIPVVMVISPIYIGMCMLLSWFATWVAERERRNLKTGAVGVAPADPGTLLPGGR
- a CDS encoding amino acid ABC transporter ATP-binding protein; its protein translation is MAVDPLIELRDVNKHFGELHVLQDINLTVGRGEVVVVIGPSGSGKSTLCRAVNRLEAIESGSITIDGRPLPEEGKGLARLRAEVGMVFQSFNLFAHRTVLDNVSLAQVKVRKRKKDEADKRSRELLDRVGLAAHADKFPAQLSGGQQQRVAIARALAMDPKALLFDEPTSALDPEMINEVLEVMQQLARDGMTMIVVTHEMGFARSAANRVVFMADGRVVEDRVPEDFFTSPSSDRAKDFLSKILKH
- a CDS encoding amino acid ABC transporter permease is translated as MDVLTENFSLYGKGFLGTVELTVYASALALVLGFLMASFRVAPVGSFRVLGTVWVTVLRNTPLTLLFFAVLLGLPRFGLVLPFQLFAVIALGCYTSAFICEVLRSGINTVPKGQGEAARSLGMTFGQTLGTVVLPQAFRSVIPPVGSTLIALAKNSAIAGAFSVTELLGTYKTLNELGYSIIWSFVWIAVGYLIITLTISAVFTVMEKRWGVAR